From a region of the Haematobia irritans isolate KBUSLIRL chromosome 4, ASM5000362v1, whole genome shotgun sequence genome:
- the l(3)76BDm gene encoding trafficking protein particle complex subunit 8 homolog l(3)76BDm yields MIHLTGQNYNSRDIIQNIFSPLIGVLSSSYADEVCHRNNLSFAELLMPFAKLQNEAHFRDASGTSVSMRGLRLNFCDIDWRPPQTVLARKMLNESTNVFNDKTKIIHLGDISLELPTSEPWFENWRETFLTVQYTADHEFTRNLLSCLIVLSSGDPNIVETAHKLSQRVHQMQSVTPQKLPKWFHSSDVLNSYVVLHEGTQGDLSKAQQGYELLKSTFGGSKCFLIQINSLDVNVTSGEVPDYWTSFLKRQPKNSDNQSGGSVGDKTPQDSVSGISMPPMQMSLLTDAITQNEASDIPNILHPLSPVQENATEAINSKFSISSESISQTINPNVWIGDFDAPHGQCLNAMDVENVRHFVQDYAVRALIPYIEHLVGILNEAVTNKKGVSKSLLSATKRWFVTKPGASASNQNAVIYTHESAELQTRKLGDLYFMFGHYNMAFQAYHQAKRDFNADSAWQYYAGALEMAALSAFMLGTANRKTYDYMEDAIVCYLNTCKLQQFATRATLLSVECLKTARLYNEAAKQLIRMTSEESDLRSALFLEQAAYCFLACSPAMYRTYAFQIILSGNRYSRAGQRKHAYRCYAQAYQVFEHKGWSLAEDHIQYTMAKQAYMLKKLEEASRSFAHLLRPGSLQNEHQQLSFLKEFIQTQNEYIKRHPEMGLLPHALPQIVQDSIKILTLSPPITSTAQYMPAANIDINTDLSDEPIWHKLEEMIVTTASAANKPQVFKPSRSLFTKENPTIDNPIAIQGEPIELAVTIANTIRCGIILKNVELLWRLKLDNDEELSNICLFESLGENLNSAAISAAVKCGAPQSVMLDEKASQTLYFKLTPKLTGRFTIVGMVAEVASQAEPIYSILGSLQFETQILRQTGNKSPAFDQKLNIRVIPTLPSLNISFSAIPSDLLAGEIVPVNISFRNDSNKPIQEILVGCDNPRWLALQDKDIAIPLSLLSSIKDLSNEKLIKDKEIRQQHVVRLFKSKKEGALKAQEGSVVTAWIQAPYEKGEFTLRLLFYYGFSSEGKSGNLKYRLVRHNWKLKVHEGLQSDVTCVLSNATTGELGINIDVRNENKIHHALMSELYINSFSLYCQKYKLNTDKLYWINQMEMSSGLLGDKCLKPSTNASFQCRLIESETANDNPLPQYLLTSRLSHMPIESQNVKYSEANIPKMSEMYSFLAKHETVFFNPSLTTEEFNNIVASYQTHTTIALCWTAAIVQNSMQRQAYGQHFIQLKNVFEKKSCPVQTDEVKQFKNYLDKEQQALWNIDQFYNKFPQYVHVWNAANNRTTECHMPFGEDDDDDFWEPNEIYVGQRCFLEDETFLISNKA; encoded by the exons ATGATCCATTTAACTGGACAAAACTATAATTCTCGAGATAtaattcagaatattttctcaccATTAATAGGCGTACTCAGTAGTAGCTATGCAGATGAAGTGTGTCATCGAAATAATCTGTCCTTTGCAGAATTACTGATGCCTTTTGCGAAATTGCAGAATGAAG caCATTTCCGTGACGCTTCGGGTACAAGCGTTTCCATGCGGGGACTACGATTAAATTTTTGTGACATAGATTGGAGGCCACCACAAACAGTTTTAGCAAGGAAAATGCTAAACGAATCCACCAACGTTTTTAATGATAAAACGAAAATTATACATTTAG GAGATATCTCTTTGGAATTGCCTACATCGGAGCCCTGGTTTGAAAATTGGCGTGAAACCTTTTTGACTGTACAATATACAGCGGACCATGAGTTTACCCGTAATCTTCTCAGCTGTCTTATCGTTTTGTCCAGTGGTGATCCTAATATTGTAGAAACTGCTCACAAGTTATCTCAACGTGTACATCAGATGCAAAGCGTTACACCCCAGAAACTACCGAAATGGTTCCACTCGTCCGATGTGCTCAATAGTTATGTAGTCCTGCATGAAGGAACTCAAGGGGACTTATCGAAAGCTCAACAGGGCTACGAATTGTTAAAGTCTACTTTTGGTGGTTCTAAATGTTTCCTCATACAAATAAATTCACTCGACGTAAATGTGACCTCGGGTGAAGTTCCAGACTATTGGACATCGTTTTTAAAAAGGCAACCCAAAAATAGCGACAATCAAAGTGGAGGCAGTGTTGGTGATAAGACTCCTCAGGACAGTGTATCAGGTATTTCAATGCCACCTATGCAAATGTCATTGTTGACTGATGCTATAACACAAAATGAGGCTAGTGATATACCTAATATTTTGCATCCATTGAGTCCGGTACAAGAGAATGCCACAGAGGCTATA AATTCGAAATTTTCGATTAGCAGTGAAAGCATTTCGCAAACTATAAATCCAAATGTGTGGATAGGTGATTTTGATGCACCCCATGGCCAGTGTTTAAATGCCATGGATGTAGAAAATGTTAGACATTTTGTTCAGGACTATGCAGTGAGAGCTTTAATACCCTATATTGAACATCTTGTGGGCATATTAAATGAGGCC GTTACCAATAAGAAAGGTGTAAGTAAGTCACTATTGAGTGCTACAAAGCGTTGGTTCGTTACCAAACCTGGGGCTAGTGCTAGTAATCAAAATGCTGTAAT ATATACCCACGAATCTGCCGAATTGCAAACTCGCAAATTGGGcgatttatatttcatgtttggTCATTACAATATGGCTTTTCAAGCCTATCACCAAGCTAAAAGAGATTTTAATGCCGACTCAGCTTGGCAATATTATGCTGGTGCTTTAGAAATGGCTGCTTTATCTGCTTTTATGTTGGGTACAGCAAATCGTAAAACCTATGATTACATGGAGGATGCCATAGTGTGTTATTTGAATACATGCAA gctaCAGCAATTTGCCACTCGGGCCACACTATTAAGTGTGGAATGTTTGAAAACTGCCCGATTGTATAACGAAGCAGCGAAACAATTAATTCGAATGACTAGTGAAGAATCCGATTTACGATCAGCATTATTCTTGGAGCAAGCGGCCTATTGCTTTTTAGCCTGTTCACCAGCCATGTATCGTACATATGCATTTCAGATTATACTATCGGGCAATCGGTATTCAAGAGCCGGCCAAAGAAAACATGCTTATCGTTGTTATGCACAGGCCTATCAAGTTTTCGAGCATAAAGGTTGGAGTTTGGCTGAAGATCATATCCAATATACAATGGCCAAACAGGCCTATATGTTAAAGAAACTTGAAGAAGCTAGTCGTTCATTTGCCCATTTATTACGGCCAGGAAGTTTGCAAAATGAACATCAGCAACTGAGCTTCCTAAAAGAGTTTATCCAGACACAAAAC GAATATATCAAACGCCATCCGGAAATGGGTTTACTGCCTCATGCTTTGCCACAAATTGTTCAGGActctattaaaatattgacgTTATCACCTCCTATTACCAGTACAGCGCAATATATGCCAGCCGCCAATATTGATATAAAT ACTGATCTCAGCGATGAACCAATTTGGCACAAACTTGAAGAAATGATTGTCACTACTGCTTCAGCTGCCAACAAACCACAGGTTTTTAAGCCTTCAAGAAGTTTATTTACAAAAGAGAATCCAACAATTGATAATCCTATTGCAATTCAAGGGG aaccaATTGAATTGGCTGTAACTATTGCCAATACAATACGTTGTGGTATAATACTTAAAAATGTTGAATTGTTGTGGCGTTTAAAATTGGACAATGAtgaggaattaagtaatatatgcTTATTTGAATCATTGGGGGAAAACCTGA ACAGTGCAGCCATCTCGGCTGCTGTTAAATGTGGGGCACCACAATCGGTAATGCTGGATGAGAAAGCTTCGCAAACGTTGTATTTTAAATTGACTCCAAAATTAACAGGCCGTTTTACTATTGTGGGTATGGTAGCCGAAGTGGCCTCTCAAGCAGAACCCATTTATTCCATATTGGGATCGTTGCAATTTGAAACACAAATTCTACGTCAAACTGGCAATAAATCTCCAGCATTTGATCAAAAGCTAAATATACGTGTCATTCCCACTTTACCCTCCTTGAATATTAGCTTTTCAGCAATTCCTTCCGACTTACTAGCCGGAGAAATTGTACCAGTAAATATATCCTTTAGAAATGACAGCAACAAGCCTATACAGGAAATTCTTGTTGGATGTGACAATCCTCGTTGGCTGGCATTACAAGATAAGGATATTGCTATTCCTTTATCTTTATTAAGTT CTATTAAAGATTTATCAAATGAAAAATTGATTAAGGATAAAGAAATTCGTCAACAGCACGTTGTAAGATTGTTCAAGTCGAAAAAAGAGGGAGCCCTTAAAGCCCAAGAGGGGAGTGTTGTTACTGCTTGGATTCAGGCTCCCTATGAGAAGGGCGAGTTTACATTGCGTCTTCTTTTCTATTATGGATTTTCTTCGGAAGGAAAAAGTGGTAATTTAAAATATCGTTTAGTGCGTCACAATTGGAAATTAAAAGTACACGAAGGCCTTCAATCGGATGTAACTTGCGTCTTAAGTAATGCCACAACAGGAGAATTGGGTATAAATATTGATGTTcgcaatgaaaacaaaatacatCATGCTCTTATGTCAGAGTTGTACATCAATTCATTTTCTTTGTACTGCCAAAAATATAAACTCAATACTGATAAATTGTATT ggaTAAATCAAATGGAAATGTCCTCGGGACTTCTTGGag atAAGTGCCTTAAACCttcaacaaatgccagtttccaATGTCGTCTTATTGAATCGGAAACAGCCAATGATAATCCCTTACCGCAATACCTTCTAACATCTCGTCTTTCTCATATGCCAATAGAATCGCAAAACGTAAAATATTCAGAAGCAAACATTCCAAAAATGTCAGAAATGTATAGTTTCCTGGCCAAACATgaaacagtatttttcaatCCCAGTCTAACGACAGAagaatttaataatattgtgGCTTCATATCAAACACATACAACAATAGCACTCTGCTGGACAGCGGCTATTGTACAGAATTCAATGCAGCGTCAAGCTtatggacaacattttattcaacTTAAAAACGTGTTCGAAAAGAAATCATGCCCTGTACAAACAGATGAAGTtaaacaattcaaaaattatttggacAAAGAGCAACAAGCTCTTTGGAATATCGATCAATTCTACAATAAATTTCCGCAGTATGTACACGTTTGGAATGCTGCAAATAATAGAACAACAGAATGCCATATGCCTTTTGGGGAGGATGACGATGACGACTTTTGGGAACCAAATGAAATATATGTGGGTCAAAGGTGTTTTTTGGAAGATGAGACTTTCTTAATATCCAATAAAGCTTAG
- the PIG-F gene encoding phosphatidylinositol glycan anchor biosynthesis class F codes for MAVRFDALKTKQQLFHVSISLGVILICMTYMQYRRNWTVLGSFWDSLIIPIVFIGEMLKVILCFYYGRLEDSSLTQKQKQRKASYFTPKDLTYGLVLQFICTMLYFFICIILGAPVLQSYEQTFVLSLLLTLLSVSPTVFLLGGGGALQVCFCEKPDFLTKTEETALHLFKYNALGGILGAWGGSIVSPLDWDREWQTYPIPNVVGALMGSAILNIVACTRVLYATFKVYISKKRS; via the exons ATGGCTGTACGATTCGATGCGCTCAAGACAAAGCAGCAACTATTCCACGTTTCCATAAGTTTGGGCGTAATTTTAATATGTATGACTTATATGCAATATCGAAGAAACTGGACCGTTTTGGGAAGCTTTTGGGATTCATTGATAATTCCAATTGTATTCATCGGAGAAATGCTAAAAGTAATCTTATGTTTCTATTATGGCCGACTAGAAGATTCCTCATTAACACAGAAGCAAAAACAAAGAAAGGCTTCCTATTTTACACCAAAAGATTTGACGTATGGTTTGGTATTGCAATTCATCTGTACGATGCTTTACTTTTTCATTTGTATCATTTTGGGAGCTCCGGTACTGCAAAGCTATGAACAAACATTTGTACTATCTCTATTGTTGACATTATTGTCAGTTTCGCCAACGGTGTTTCTTCTGGGAGGTGGAGGAGCCCTACAAGTTTGTTTCTGCGAAAAGCCAGATTTCTTGACAAAAACTGAGGAAACTGCTCTGCATCTTTTTAAATATAATGCTTTGGGGGGCATTCTAGGGGCTTGGGGCGGCTCCATTGTTTCCCCATTAGATTGGGATCGAGAATGGCAGACATATCCTATACCGAATGTGGTTGGTGCTTTAATGGGAAGTGCTATTCTCAACATAG TTGCATGCACCCGTGTTTTGTATGCCACATTCAAGGTGTATATCAGCAAAAAGAGGTCGTAA
- the Max gene encoding MYC associated factor X isoform X1 has product MSDDDRDIDIESDVSEGHEYYKDDNDSDAGLPQRHTNTQNFTQEEKRAHHNALERKRRDHIKESFTSLREAVPSLKGEKASRAQILKKTTECIQIMRRKIQANQKDVEDIKKQNAVLEAQIRMLECAKNGYVIDPTEYQQLTSADQTLHDSSDGDEQDFSRRSKKMKTSYQT; this is encoded by the exons ATGAGTGACGATGATAGAGATATAGATATTGAAAGTGATGTAAGTGAAGGTCATGAGTATTACAAG GATGATAATGATTCGGATGCAGGATTACCTCAGCGTCATACGAATACCCAAAACTTTACTCAAGAAGAGAAGAGGGCGCATCATAATGCTCTGGAAAGAAAACGTCGTGACCATATTAAGGAGAGCTTTACAAGTTTGCGCGAAGCAGTACCCTCTTTAAAGGGCGAAAAG GCAAGTAGGGCTCAGATTTTGAAGAAGACCACTGAATGCATACAAATAATGAGACGCAAGATACAAGCTAATCAAAAAGATGTTGaagatattaaaaaacaaaatgctgTATTGGAAGCACAGA TTCGAATGTTGGAATGTGCCAAGAACGGCTATGTAATTGATCCCACAGAGTATCAGCAGTTAACCAGTGCTGACCAAACACTTCATGATAGTTCTGATGGCGATGAACAGGACTTTAGTCGCCgaagtaaaaaaatgaaaacttcaTATCAGACTTAG
- the Bet1 gene encoding blocked early in transport 1 — protein sequence MRRNNYPYQPLNQSSGPANHDVLEEENERAAEELKQKIGALKSLTIDIGNEVRYQDKLLRGIDDDMDRTQGFLGNTMGRVVRLAKNGGSRHMCYMFLFVLFVFLILYIVLKIK from the coding sequence ATGAGACGCAACAATTATCCCTATCAGCCTTTAAATCAGAGCTCCGGACCCGCGAACCACGATGTCTTGGAAGAGGAAAATGAGCGTGCTGCTGAAGAACTAAAACAGAAAATTGGAGCATTAAAATCGCTTACAATAGATATTGGCAATGAAGTCAGATATCAAGATAAACTGTTACGTGGAATAGATGATGACATGGATAGAACACAGGGCTTTCTGGGCAACACAATGGGACGTGTAGTAAGACTGGCGAAAAATGGCGGTAGCCGTCATATGTGTTATATGTTCTTATTTGTTCTGTTTGTATTTCTCATATTGTATattgttttgaaaataaagtag
- the Max gene encoding MYC associated factor X isoform X2 — MSDDDRDIDIESDDDNDSDAGLPQRHTNTQNFTQEEKRAHHNALERKRRDHIKESFTSLREAVPSLKGEKASRAQILKKTTECIQIMRRKIQANQKDVEDIKKQNAVLEAQIRMLECAKNGYVIDPTEYQQLTSADQTLHDSSDGDEQDFSRRSKKMKTSYQT, encoded by the exons ATGAGTGACGATGATAGAGATATAGATATTGAAAGTGAT GATGATAATGATTCGGATGCAGGATTACCTCAGCGTCATACGAATACCCAAAACTTTACTCAAGAAGAGAAGAGGGCGCATCATAATGCTCTGGAAAGAAAACGTCGTGACCATATTAAGGAGAGCTTTACAAGTTTGCGCGAAGCAGTACCCTCTTTAAAGGGCGAAAAG GCAAGTAGGGCTCAGATTTTGAAGAAGACCACTGAATGCATACAAATAATGAGACGCAAGATACAAGCTAATCAAAAAGATGTTGaagatattaaaaaacaaaatgctgTATTGGAAGCACAGA TTCGAATGTTGGAATGTGCCAAGAACGGCTATGTAATTGATCCCACAGAGTATCAGCAGTTAACCAGTGCTGACCAAACACTTCATGATAGTTCTGATGGCGATGAACAGGACTTTAGTCGCCgaagtaaaaaaatgaaaacttcaTATCAGACTTAG